A window from uncultured Desulfobacter sp. encodes these proteins:
- a CDS encoding TIGR04282 family arsenosugar biosynthesis glycosyltransferase — protein sequence MTKDNAVIVFIKAPEKGRVKTRLAKGVGDAAALVLYRCFVMDVLDMVQSTPWTLRVYYYPENAYELVRTWLGDDLDLFPQKGDTLGDKMENALADTFAAGYERAVLIGSDLPDLPSGIIDSAFSGLEERSAAIGPSLDGGYYLIGFTAAGFTPRIFHGIPWSTNQVFDLTLNRFKDYQVSHCTLPVWQDIDTREDLSFLTLDPSGKTAVHTTDYLLKQGVML from the coding sequence ATGACAAAAGACAACGCGGTCATTGTTTTTATCAAAGCCCCGGAAAAGGGCCGGGTCAAGACCCGGCTGGCCAAGGGGGTTGGGGATGCCGCCGCCCTGGTGTTATACCGCTGTTTTGTGATGGATGTTCTGGATATGGTGCAGTCAACCCCCTGGACCTTGCGGGTGTATTACTACCCGGAAAACGCCTATGAACTTGTCCGGACCTGGCTGGGAGACGATCTGGATCTTTTCCCCCAAAAGGGCGACACCTTAGGAGATAAAATGGAAAATGCCCTTGCAGACACCTTTGCCGCCGGGTATGAAAGGGCGGTTCTCATCGGGTCTGATCTGCCGGATCTGCCTTCCGGGATAATTGATTCGGCCTTTTCGGGCTTGGAAGAGCGCAGCGCAGCCATCGGTCCAAGCCTGGATGGCGGCTATTATCTGATCGGATTTACGGCCGCAGGATTCACTCCCCGGATATTCCATGGTATCCCCTGGTCGACCAACCAGGTATTTGATTTGACCCTGAACAGGTTTAAAGATTATCAGGTTTCACACTGTACACTGCCCGTATGGCAGGACATTGATACCCGGGAGGACTTGAGCTTTCTTACTCTTGATCCTTCCGGCAAAACGGCAGTGCACACAACCGACTACCTTTTAAAACAAGGAGTGATGCTTTGA
- a CDS encoding DUF5714 domain-containing protein: protein MNIAQYQSWIRLEQDKTAVYVNPESVDWIVPSAAGDRLLQNLVSAKGQGGAEQGEKSALAPGGKDFSAIVREAQFLSLLKSPDVTDYKGRAHALTLKSLKEFWLHITDQCNLACRHCLFSCSSKTSRAMDFDMIASAVSQAYTLGTRIFYLTGGEPLVHRDFQKICSLILNEYPDTLLVILTNGILIPDHLDFFKSLPCERLFLQVSLDGIEETNDRLRGAGAFASTTAALGALKGSNIVTTLSMVVHPDNFHQMTKMVELGVEFSVNAIHYMWLLTTGRASTQPGVSMDELFNHLIEAHDLAQAQGISIDNITNLAARVFSTPGTRYDLGNAGWESLALDPDGVIFPTPALIGPKETVCGSISQGLETVWRNSEALETLRSLSVNDDPAFGNNPLKYIVGGPDIDHSFHTGGSYLGHDPYLALYSRLALWLMIQSAQITREAPWPQIRRKMGEKLLNCEKEGEVVALTHSNCVLTLADTHGVVGDFYSAAALQENTDITNPVCYPDAEMSHIPEYARIRSYGCGSPVLDAGVSLGDTVVDLGCGAGVECYIAARKTGPSGQVFGIDMLDHMLALARKPLGEVAQNLGYENVAFKKGFLEQLPLADNTVDLVISNCVINLSQDKRQTFAEVFRILAPGGRIFISDVVTDEPCPPEIQNDAVLRGACLSGALVQPQLMSILESAGFSRIRVVKRFFYKEVLSHKFYAVTYTAFRPKSPEKTTVFYPGPHAAVLTDDGQLLLRGLASESVRPSDAGEDTTIFELDHMGGVSNIEAVNACSCELPPPPVKENTAALSPTPDSFPQTGTKFQQDCMLCGQPLVYLEEQRQEACVFCGKQYPANAVCEQGHFVCDHCHGKDMVDVVKHVCIHTDATDMIDLMNQLRSHPSFPLHGPEHHFVVPGVITAVYRNLGGDITDSDITTAIERGRGVPGGVCAFWGTCGAAIGAGIALGIILKSTPLKPKARQIVQQVSEAIIHDLNRIEAARCCQREVWTTFKTMTRLSKTILPLALKADGDVQCRQQGKNRECIRQDCPYFKV, encoded by the coding sequence TTGAACATAGCTCAGTATCAAAGCTGGATCAGACTTGAACAGGATAAAACTGCCGTATACGTCAACCCCGAATCCGTGGACTGGATCGTCCCCAGTGCCGCAGGAGACCGGCTGCTTCAAAATCTTGTCTCTGCCAAAGGGCAGGGAGGGGCAGAACAAGGGGAGAAATCGGCCCTGGCACCCGGTGGTAAGGATTTTAGCGCCATTGTCCGTGAAGCCCAGTTTCTCTCCTTGTTAAAATCACCGGACGTAACCGATTACAAGGGCCGTGCCCATGCATTGACCCTTAAATCATTAAAAGAGTTCTGGCTGCATATTACCGATCAATGCAACCTTGCCTGCCGCCATTGTCTTTTTTCATGTTCCTCAAAGACAAGCAGGGCCATGGATTTTGACATGATCGCCTCGGCGGTTTCACAGGCTTACACTTTGGGCACCCGGATTTTTTATTTGACCGGCGGAGAGCCCCTGGTTCATCGCGATTTTCAAAAGATTTGCAGTCTGATTTTGAATGAATATCCTGACACCCTGCTTGTGATTTTGACCAACGGGATACTGATACCGGATCACCTGGATTTTTTCAAATCCTTGCCGTGTGAGCGGCTGTTTCTCCAGGTCAGCCTGGATGGTATTGAAGAGACCAACGATCGGTTAAGGGGTGCAGGTGCCTTTGCCAGCACGACCGCCGCCCTTGGTGCATTGAAAGGATCAAATATTGTCACCACCCTCTCCATGGTGGTGCACCCGGATAATTTCCATCAAATGACAAAGATGGTTGAACTGGGCGTGGAGTTTTCGGTGAACGCCATCCATTACATGTGGCTTTTGACCACAGGCCGGGCATCGACCCAGCCTGGGGTGTCCATGGATGAGCTGTTCAACCATTTGATTGAGGCACATGATCTGGCCCAAGCCCAGGGCATCTCCATTGATAATATCACCAATCTGGCAGCCCGGGTTTTTTCCACCCCCGGCACCCGATACGACCTGGGCAATGCCGGGTGGGAGTCCCTGGCATTGGATCCCGACGGCGTAATCTTTCCTACCCCGGCCCTGATCGGCCCCAAAGAGACCGTGTGCGGCAGTATTTCCCAGGGGCTGGAGACGGTCTGGCGAAACAGTGAGGCCCTTGAAACCTTGCGAAGCCTGTCGGTGAACGATGATCCTGCTTTCGGGAACAATCCTCTGAAATACATTGTGGGCGGCCCGGACATTGATCACAGTTTTCACACCGGCGGATCATACCTGGGACATGACCCCTACCTGGCGTTGTACAGCCGTCTGGCATTGTGGTTAATGATTCAATCGGCCCAAATTACCCGGGAGGCTCCCTGGCCCCAGATCCGGCGGAAAATGGGGGAAAAGCTGCTGAATTGTGAAAAAGAGGGTGAGGTTGTGGCCCTGACCCACTCCAATTGCGTACTTACCCTGGCCGATACCCATGGCGTTGTGGGAGACTTTTATTCGGCAGCGGCATTACAGGAAAATACGGACATCACCAATCCGGTCTGCTATCCGGATGCGGAAATGTCCCATATTCCTGAATATGCCAGGATTCGGTCCTATGGATGCGGCAGCCCGGTCCTGGATGCAGGCGTCAGCCTGGGTGACACCGTGGTTGATCTTGGCTGCGGGGCAGGGGTCGAATGCTACATTGCCGCCCGGAAAACCGGGCCTTCGGGACAGGTCTTCGGGATTGACATGCTGGATCACATGCTGGCTTTGGCCCGAAAACCCCTTGGGGAAGTGGCCCAAAATCTGGGGTATGAGAACGTAGCGTTTAAAAAAGGATTTCTTGAACAACTTCCCCTGGCCGATAATACCGTGGATCTGGTCATCTCCAACTGCGTTATTAACCTCTCCCAGGACAAACGGCAGACCTTTGCCGAAGTGTTTAGGATACTTGCTCCCGGCGGCCGGATTTTCATTTCCGACGTGGTCACGGATGAGCCCTGTCCCCCTGAAATTCAGAATGATGCGGTACTCCGGGGGGCGTGCCTGTCAGGGGCCCTTGTGCAGCCTCAGCTGATGAGTATTTTGGAATCGGCCGGATTCAGCCGGATCAGGGTGGTGAAACGCTTTTTTTACAAAGAGGTGTTGAGCCACAAGTTTTATGCCGTCACCTATACGGCTTTTCGGCCTAAATCTCCTGAAAAGACCACTGTTTTTTACCCGGGGCCCCATGCCGCCGTTTTGACGGACGACGGCCAGCTGCTGTTACGCGGACTGGCGTCGGAATCCGTCAGACCCTCTGATGCCGGAGAGGACACCACGATTTTTGAGCTGGATCACATGGGCGGTGTCTCCAACATCGAAGCCGTAAACGCCTGCAGCTGTGAGTTGCCTCCCCCCCCTGTGAAAGAGAACACGGCCGCTTTGAGCCCAACGCCAGATTCATTCCCGCAAACGGGCACCAAGTTCCAACAGGACTGCATGCTGTGCGGCCAACCTCTGGTCTATCTGGAAGAACAGCGGCAGGAAGCCTGCGTCTTCTGCGGTAAGCAATACCCTGCCAATGCCGTATGCGAACAAGGACATTTTGTCTGCGACCACTGCCATGGAAAAGATATGGTGGATGTGGTCAAACACGTCTGCATTCATACCGATGCAACGGATATGATTGATTTGATGAACCAGCTTCGCAGTCATCCCTCATTTCCCCTCCATGGTCCGGAACATCATTTTGTCGTGCCCGGTGTCATCACGGCTGTGTATCGAAATTTGGGCGGGGATATCACGGACAGTGACATCACCACGGCCATTGAGCGGGGAAGAGGGGTCCCCGGTGGTGTCTGCGCGTTTTGGGGGACGTGCGGGGCTGCAATTGGTGCAGGCATTGCCCTGGGGATCATTTTGAAAAGCACCCCGTTAAAACCCAAGGCCAGGCAGATCGTCCAGCAGGTGTCCGAAGCGATTATCCACGACCTGAATCGGATAGAGGCCGCCCGTTGCTGCCAGCGGGAGGTCTGGACAACATTTAAAACCATGACCCGGTTGTCAAAAACGATCCTGCCCCTGGCCCTGAAGGCAGACGGTGATGTGCAATGCCGGCAACAGGGTAAAAACAGGGAGTGTATCCGGCAGGACTGTCCCTATTTCAAGGTGTAG
- a CDS encoding FAD-dependent oxidoreductase — MNQRIFKIFILGIIILGVILFFSLDLHRQLTFETLKGRQAAMANVYAEHTALTIFIYMAVYVVVTALSLPGAVVMSLAGGAVFGLWAGTIIVSFASTIGATLAFLASRFLLRDYIQSRFSDRLKKINEGVETDGPFYLFTLRLVPVFPFFVINLVMGLTPIKTGIFYIVSQVGMLPGTLAYINAGTQLSRVESASGILSLPLLASFAVLGIFPWIAKAFIGFLKNRRAMAKFSKPSTFDYNLVVIGAGSAGLVTAYIAAAVKAGVALVEKDKMGGDCLNTGCVPSKALLRSAKMLSYARRAQEFGFEKAHIDFQFKTVMERVDKIIKKIEPHDSVERYTQLGVDCIQGEAQILSPYEVEVNGKIITTRSIVVATGARPRIPAIPGLDQVPYFTSDTIWSLRNLPQRLVVLGGGPIGCELSQAFARLGAKVTLVGRASRIMGREDQEVADSIQETFTREGIEVLTGHCVKEIQVDNDSKTLICTRNSDGQEVTVPFDAILLAVGRVANTKGFGLEKLGVALNPNGTIKTNGWLQTTIPNIYAAGDVAGPYQFTHVASHQAWYASVNALFGAFKKFTADYRVIPWCTFTDPEVARVGMNETDCLDAGVAYDVTRYGIDDLDRAIADSEDRGFVKVLTVPKKDKILGVTIVGAHAGDLIHEFILAMKYNIGLKKILGTIHIYPTLAESGRFAAGAWKRARVPKTTLKVVERFLTWQRK, encoded by the coding sequence ATGAATCAACGCATCTTTAAAATATTCATTCTTGGCATAATTATCCTGGGCGTTATTCTGTTTTTTTCATTGGACCTTCACCGTCAGTTGACCTTTGAGACGCTTAAGGGCCGGCAGGCGGCCATGGCAAATGTGTATGCCGAACATACCGCCCTGACCATCTTTATCTATATGGCGGTCTATGTCGTTGTGACGGCATTGTCACTGCCTGGGGCTGTGGTAATGAGTCTTGCCGGCGGCGCCGTATTCGGGCTGTGGGCAGGTACGATTATTGTCTCCTTTGCCAGTACCATCGGTGCGACCCTGGCTTTTCTTGCCTCACGGTTTCTGTTGCGGGATTATATCCAGAGTCGATTTTCCGACCGGCTTAAAAAAATAAACGAGGGGGTTGAAACCGACGGCCCTTTTTATCTTTTCACGTTGCGCCTGGTGCCGGTGTTTCCCTTTTTTGTGATCAACCTTGTCATGGGGCTGACCCCCATTAAAACAGGCATATTCTACATTGTAAGCCAGGTGGGCATGCTTCCGGGAACCCTTGCCTACATCAATGCCGGTACCCAGTTATCCCGGGTGGAAAGCGCATCGGGTATCCTTTCTTTGCCGTTGCTTGCCTCCTTTGCAGTTTTAGGGATTTTTCCGTGGATCGCAAAGGCGTTCATCGGCTTTTTAAAGAACCGGCGGGCCATGGCGAAATTTTCCAAGCCGTCAACGTTTGACTACAACCTGGTGGTGATCGGTGCAGGTTCCGCAGGTCTTGTGACCGCTTATATTGCAGCGGCCGTAAAGGCGGGTGTGGCCCTGGTGGAAAAGGATAAAATGGGGGGCGACTGCCTGAACACCGGATGTGTGCCCAGCAAAGCCCTGTTGCGCTCGGCAAAAATGCTATCCTATGCCCGAAGGGCCCAAGAGTTTGGTTTTGAAAAGGCCCACATTGACTTTCAATTTAAGACGGTCATGGAACGGGTGGACAAGATCATCAAAAAAATAGAGCCCCATGATTCGGTGGAGCGATATACCCAGCTTGGGGTCGACTGCATCCAGGGTGAGGCCCAAATTCTTTCCCCGTATGAAGTTGAGGTGAACGGTAAAATCATCACCACCCGCAGCATTGTCGTGGCAACGGGTGCAAGGCCCAGAATTCCGGCCATTCCAGGCCTTGATCAGGTGCCGTATTTTACCTCGGATACGATCTGGTCGTTAAGAAATTTACCCCAACGGCTGGTGGTGCTGGGGGGCGGGCCCATTGGGTGCGAACTCAGCCAGGCCTTTGCCCGTCTGGGTGCCAAGGTTACATTGGTGGGCAGGGCGTCCCGGATCATGGGCCGGGAGGACCAGGAAGTCGCCGATTCTATCCAGGAGACCTTCACACGGGAAGGGATTGAAGTCCTTACCGGGCATTGCGTAAAAGAGATACAGGTGGACAATGACTCAAAGACACTGATCTGTACCCGGAATTCGGACGGGCAAGAGGTGACGGTTCCGTTTGACGCAATTTTGCTTGCCGTGGGTCGTGTGGCCAATACCAAAGGTTTTGGGTTGGAAAAACTGGGAGTGGCACTGAACCCCAACGGCACCATTAAAACCAACGGGTGGCTGCAGACTACCATTCCCAATATCTATGCGGCAGGCGATGTTGCAGGGCCCTATCAATTTACCCATGTGGCCTCCCACCAGGCCTGGTACGCATCCGTCAACGCTTTGTTCGGCGCTTTTAAAAAGTTCACGGCCGATTACAGGGTGATCCCCTGGTGCACCTTTACCGATCCTGAAGTCGCCCGGGTGGGAATGAACGAAACCGATTGTCTTGATGCCGGCGTTGCCTATGACGTCACCCGTTACGGGATTGACGATCTGGACCGGGCCATTGCCGACTCGGAAGACCGGGGATTTGTCAAAGTACTGACCGTGCCCAAAAAGGACAAAATCCTGGGAGTGACCATTGTGGGTGCCCATGCCGGAGATTTGATCCACGAATTTATTTTGGCCATGAAATACAATATCGGACTCAAAAAAATCCTTGGCACCATTCATATTTACCCGACCCTGGCGGAGTCCGGCCGATTTGCCGCCGGAGCCTGGAAAAGAGCCAGGGTGCCGAAAACCACCCTGAAAGTTGTAGAGCGATTTTTGACCTGGCAACGTAAATAA
- a CDS encoding response regulator transcription factor: protein MQKKILVVEDNTELSDLLLLHMGDQAWQVDLASDGLTGNKKAAGGGYDLIVLDIMLPGMDGIEILKNIRNKGLVTPVLMLTSKSSEIDRILGLELGADDYITKPFSIRELVARIKAVFRRMENLSAMKERMPEPVIQAGELTIDPEKRKVTVAGRLVDLTAKEYDLLTFFARRPGRVYNRSQLLENVWGYGHDGYDHTVNSNINRLRAKIESDPANPQYILTVWGVGYKFTDSDQADV from the coding sequence ATGCAGAAAAAAATTCTTGTGGTGGAAGACAATACCGAACTGTCCGATCTTCTTCTCCTTCACATGGGTGACCAGGCCTGGCAGGTGGATCTGGCCAGTGACGGTCTTACCGGAAATAAGAAGGCGGCCGGCGGGGGCTATGACCTCATTGTCCTGGATATTATGCTGCCGGGCATGGACGGCATCGAAATTCTCAAAAACATCCGAAACAAGGGACTGGTCACGCCGGTGCTTATGCTGACCTCCAAGTCGTCGGAGATCGACAGAATTCTCGGATTGGAACTTGGGGCGGATGACTATATTACCAAACCCTTTTCCATCCGGGAACTAGTTGCCCGGATCAAAGCCGTATTCCGGCGCATGGAAAACCTCTCTGCCATGAAAGAGCGTATGCCCGAGCCCGTCATCCAGGCCGGAGAACTGACCATTGATCCTGAAAAACGCAAGGTCACCGTAGCAGGCAGGCTGGTGGATCTCACTGCAAAGGAGTACGACCTTCTCACCTTCTTTGCCCGCCGGCCCGGCCGGGTGTACAACCGGTCCCAGCTTTTGGAAAATGTCTGGGGATACGGCCACGACGGCTACGACCATACCGTAAACTCCAATATCAACCGGCTCCGGGCCAAAATCGAATCCGACCCGGCCAACCCGCAGTATATCCTTACGGTCTGGGGTGTCGGCTATAAATTCACGGACTCGGATCAGGCCGATGTTTAA
- a CDS encoding ATP-binding protein, which translates to MFNSLYAKIAAGLSALFLVVGLIFIGVTGFATDMYQQEVNQKLNTGLARQIVKERILMEDGRVNQGALKDIFHMLMVINPGIEIYLLDVDGNILTFSAPPDSVKRRNVDLIPVKQWLAGRLIPPVQGEDPKNLTGKKVFSAAPIERNGTLEGYLYVILGGEEYDSVAQKLKGSYILRLSAWMIGAGLLFALTAGLVLFGLLTGRLKKLAAVMAAFEGGTAGSDVDLPKRQGPPDEIDRLGNTFREMAGRIDDQMEALKASDQMRRELVANVSHDLRTPLATLQGYIETLLIKENQYTPEERRHYLEIAIRHCRRLNTLVSELLELARLESAPMDLSPEPFDPRELIQDICQKFALTAEQKEIELRQQFENSVPLVKADISLIERALENLIENALNYTPEKGKVSVAVSLETEVVIRISDTGSGIPEKDLPHIFNRFYQSDTSRKKNQGHNGLGLAITARILQLHDRKIQVKSSPGKGSCFSFSLPPWR; encoded by the coding sequence ATGTTTAACTCCTTGTACGCCAAAATTGCAGCGGGTCTTTCCGCCCTCTTCCTTGTGGTGGGCCTGATTTTTATCGGGGTAACGGGATTTGCCACTGACATGTACCAGCAGGAGGTGAACCAGAAACTGAACACGGGGCTTGCCCGACAGATTGTCAAGGAACGGATTCTCATGGAAGACGGCCGGGTCAACCAGGGGGCGCTCAAGGATATCTTTCATATGCTCATGGTTATTAACCCCGGCATTGAGATCTACCTTCTGGACGTTGATGGAAATATCCTGACATTTTCAGCGCCCCCGGACAGTGTCAAACGCAGAAACGTGGACCTTATCCCCGTAAAGCAATGGCTGGCTGGTCGACTGATTCCGCCTGTTCAAGGGGAAGATCCCAAAAATCTTACCGGGAAAAAAGTCTTTTCAGCTGCACCCATTGAACGAAACGGGACCCTTGAAGGCTATCTTTACGTCATTTTGGGCGGCGAAGAATATGACTCTGTGGCCCAGAAACTCAAAGGCAGTTACATTTTAAGGCTTTCCGCCTGGATGATCGGGGCGGGCCTGCTTTTTGCCCTGACAGCAGGACTTGTGCTCTTTGGCCTTCTCACCGGGCGCCTGAAAAAACTTGCCGCCGTTATGGCGGCGTTCGAAGGCGGAACAGCCGGATCTGATGTCGACCTGCCCAAGCGCCAGGGGCCACCCGATGAAATTGACCGGCTGGGCAACACCTTCAGGGAGATGGCCGGCAGGATCGACGACCAGATGGAAGCGCTGAAAGCCTCGGACCAGATGCGCCGGGAGTTGGTGGCCAATGTTTCCCATGACCTGCGCACCCCGCTTGCCACCCTCCAGGGGTATATTGAAACCCTGCTCATCAAGGAGAATCAATATACACCCGAAGAGCGGCGCCACTACCTTGAGATTGCCATCCGCCACTGCCGCCGCCTCAACACCCTGGTCTCGGAACTGCTTGAGCTGGCCCGGCTGGAATCCGCCCCCATGGATCTTTCACCTGAACCCTTTGATCCCAGGGAACTGATCCAGGATATCTGTCAAAAATTTGCCCTTACCGCGGAACAAAAAGAGATTGAACTGCGCCAACAATTTGAAAATTCAGTCCCCCTTGTTAAAGCAGATATCTCCCTGATCGAAAGAGCCCTGGAGAACCTCATTGAAAATGCGTTGAACTATACCCCGGAAAAGGGCAAGGTGTCCGTGGCAGTTTCCCTGGAAACCGAGGTGGTCATCCGGATCAGCGATACAGGCTCCGGCATCCCCGAAAAAGATCTGCCCCATATTTTCAACCGCTTCTACCAATCGGATACGTCCAGGAAAAAAAATCAGGGGCACAACGGCCTGGGCCTTGCCATTACCGCTCGAATCCTCCAACTCCACGACAGAAAGATCCAAGTGAAAAGCAGCCCCGGCAAAGGCAGCTGCTTTTCCTTTTCCCTGCCGCCCTGGCGATAA
- a CDS encoding trimeric intracellular cation channel family protein yields the protein MTEVFILSFDYSGTFAFAVSGSLAAAEKKLDLFGAVFLGFVTAIGGGTMRDMMIGNTPVSWLHDPVYFYVIVAAVATTFLFTKTILSFAKALFFFDTIGISVFTVIGIQKGLHAGIHPPLAVMMGILTAVMGGIIRDVLCNEIPLIFHKEIYATACLAGGVFFVLFVFINMPEPFTALISAGVIFTIRSLSVRKGWALPRFK from the coding sequence ATGACAGAGGTATTCATCCTATCATTTGATTATTCGGGAACATTTGCCTTTGCCGTTTCAGGCTCACTGGCCGCTGCTGAAAAAAAGCTTGATTTGTTCGGTGCTGTGTTCCTCGGATTTGTAACCGCCATCGGCGGCGGTACGATGCGTGACATGATGATCGGCAACACGCCTGTTTCATGGCTGCATGACCCTGTTTATTTTTATGTTATTGTTGCTGCCGTGGCGACGACGTTTTTGTTTACCAAAACAATATTGAGCTTTGCCAAAGCGCTCTTCTTTTTTGATACCATCGGAATCAGCGTGTTTACCGTTATTGGCATTCAAAAGGGATTGCACGCGGGGATTCATCCGCCGCTTGCGGTGATGATGGGTATATTAACCGCCGTTATGGGAGGGATCATCCGCGATGTGCTTTGCAATGAAATCCCTTTGATTTTTCATAAGGAAATATATGCCACCGCATGTTTGGCCGGTGGCGTTTTCTTTGTGCTTTTTGTGTTCATTAACATGCCGGAACCGTTTACAGCTTTAATTTCTGCCGGTGTTATTTTCACAATTCGATCACTGAGCGTGCGAAAAGGATGGGCATTACCCCGGTTTAAGTGA
- a CDS encoding DsrE family protein — MRKVIVSLSFVCLLFVLAACGHDSATSKKLLIVVTSKDPVTQMMSMVLAGQSMKKGAKVDILLCGEAGVLAFKDCEQVLLKPQNKSPQMMLKDLIKKKVNVELCPISLSNSEKSVPDFIDGISIAKPDQVAGKLLRDDTKILSY; from the coding sequence ATGCGTAAAGTTATTGTGTCATTGTCTTTTGTATGTCTGCTCTTTGTTCTTGCTGCATGTGGACATGATTCCGCAACGTCTAAAAAGCTTCTTATTGTCGTAACATCAAAAGATCCGGTTACACAAATGATGTCAATGGTATTGGCTGGCCAATCCATGAAAAAAGGTGCAAAGGTGGATATCCTTTTGTGTGGCGAAGCCGGGGTACTTGCGTTCAAGGATTGCGAGCAGGTATTGTTAAAGCCCCAGAATAAATCCCCCCAGATGATGCTTAAAGATTTGATAAAAAAGAAGGTCAACGTAGAACTGTGTCCAATCTCCTTGTCGAATTCGGAAAAAAGCGTTCCGGATTTCATTGATGGAATTTCAATTGCCAAGCCTGACCAGGTAGCGGGGAAACTTCTCCGGGACGATACAAAAATCTTAAGTTATTAA
- the msrB gene encoding peptide-methionine (R)-S-oxide reductase MsrB, whose product MRHKLIICTLTTLFIAFGFYAFAGMEGGMKEDPIKNEMSTEEMNNMEIEIATFAGGCFWCTEADFEKVKGVQKVISGYSGGHKSNPSYKEVSMGGTGHTEAIQVYFDPKVVTYEELLDYFWRHIDPTDAGGQFVDRGNQYRSEIFYHTDRQKAAATASRKALEASKVFDKPIVTGITKFEAFYPAETYHQDYYKKNPIRYKYYRWNSGRDQFIEKAWKDKHMKKEEMNKMKEDHTSMWTRPSDADIKKKLTPMQYKITQHEGTEPPFDNAFWDNKKEGIYVDIVSGEPLFSSTDKFKSGTGWPSFTRPLEPGHIVEKTDRSLFMTRTEVRSKIADSHLGHVFDDGPAPTGLRYCINSGALKFIPKEKLADEGYGQYVNLF is encoded by the coding sequence ATGAGACATAAACTGATCATTTGCACCCTTACCACCCTGTTTATCGCCTTTGGATTCTATGCCTTTGCCGGCATGGAAGGTGGGATGAAAGAAGACCCCATAAAAAACGAGATGTCCACAGAAGAGATGAACAATATGGAAATTGAAATTGCCACCTTTGCCGGAGGCTGCTTTTGGTGCACTGAAGCCGACTTTGAAAAGGTCAAAGGTGTTCAAAAGGTTATTTCAGGATACAGCGGGGGTCATAAGTCCAACCCGTCATATAAAGAAGTCTCCATGGGCGGCACAGGCCACACCGAGGCGATTCAGGTCTATTTTGATCCAAAAGTTGTCACCTACGAAGAACTGCTGGACTACTTCTGGCGCCACATTGATCCCACCGATGCCGGCGGACAGTTTGTGGACAGAGGAAACCAGTACCGCTCTGAAATTTTCTACCACACCGACAGGCAAAAGGCGGCGGCCACGGCTTCCAGAAAAGCACTGGAAGCGTCAAAGGTATTTGATAAACCTATTGTCACAGGGATCACAAAGTTTGAAGCCTTCTACCCTGCCGAAACCTACCACCAGGATTACTACAAAAAAAATCCCATCCGCTACAAGTACTACCGGTGGAATTCAGGGAGGGATCAGTTCATTGAAAAGGCATGGAAAGACAAACATATGAAAAAAGAGGAGATGAATAAAATGAAAGAAGACCATACGTCCATGTGGACCCGGCCATCGGATGCAGATATCAAAAAAAAGCTGACCCCCATGCAGTATAAAATTACCCAGCACGAAGGCACGGAACCTCCATTTGACAATGCCTTCTGGGACAATAAAAAAGAGGGGATTTATGTGGATATCGTATCCGGAGAACCCCTGTTCTCCTCAACGGACAAGTTCAAGTCCGGCACAGGCTGGCCCAGTTTCACCCGGCCCCTTGAACCTGGGCATATCGTAGAAAAAACCGACAGAAGCCTGTTCATGACCCGCACAGAAGTCCGAAGCAAAATTGCCGATTCCCACCTGGGCCATGTGTTTGACGATGGCCCCGCGCCCACGGGTCTTCGGTACTGTATCAATTCCGGGGCCTTGAAATTTATCCCCAAGGAAAAACTGGCAGACGAGGGATATGGACAGTATGTGAACCTCTTTTAA